In Amaranthus tricolor cultivar Red isolate AtriRed21 chromosome 3, ASM2621246v1, whole genome shotgun sequence, a single window of DNA contains:
- the LOC130808494 gene encoding transcription factor MYB65-like — protein sequence MDMASDTKKRKFAECQEKSPATEEVSSDENSSGGILFKKGPWSSTEDEILKAYVLKFGAIKWEDVKKYTRLLRSGKSCRLRWLNHLRPDLKKGPFTSEEKDHIIKQYYEKGPKWSLIAAELPGRTDNEIKNFWNTRLKRAQRTGESIFPTDICSPTKTENQQRDGMISYENGDNYHSEALQINGDTNIPRLKFKHLQSDQEIKSYLSRILKIDGTSSSNRINELILRVMNHSFKPNLEVIKHDELPSIQHQYVNTTTIPQEYDTTTIQHQYVNTSTIPQEYDTTTIQHQYVNTSTIPQEYDTTTIQHQYVNTSTIPQEYDTTTIQHQYVNTSTIPQEYDTTTIQHQYVNTSTIPQEYDTTTIQHQYVNTSTIPQEYDTTTIQHQYVNTSTIPQEYDTTTIQHQYVNTSTIPQEYDTTTIQHQYVNTSTIPQEYDTTTIQHQYVNTSTIPQEYDTTTIQHQYVNTSTIPQEYDTTTIQHQYVNTSIIPQEYDTTTIQHQYVNTSTIQPWSPSHEDVDACIQSFYFDKTKLQGDFIL from the exons ATGGATATGGCAAGTGacactaagaaaagaaaatttgcAGAATGTCAAGAAAAATCCCCAGCCACAGAAGAGGTCTCGAGTGATGAGAACTCTTCAGGGGGTATTCTCTTTAAAAAAGGACCATGGAGTTCTACAGAGGATGAAATATTAAAAGCATATGTCTTGAAGTTTGGTGCGATAAAATGGGAGGATGTCAAGAAATATACAAGACTTTTACGTAGTGGAAAAAGCTGTCGTTTGCGATGGCTCAACCACTTGCGCCCCGATCTAAAAAAAGGGCCTTTCACCAGTGAAGAAAAAGATCATATCATAAAACAATATTATGAAAAGGGACCCAAGTGGTCCCTTATAGCAGCTGAG CTGCCTGGACGTACTGATAACGAGATAAAGAACTTTTGGAACACAAGACTCAAGAGGGCACAACGCACTGGTGAATCCATTTTTCCCACTGATATTTGTTCACCAACAAAGACTGAGAATCAACAACGTGATGGAATGATCTCATACGAAAATGGAGATAATTACCACAGTGAGGCCTTACAAATAAATGGTGATACCAATATTCCTCGTTTGAAATTCAAACATTTACAGTCCGATCAAGAAATTAAATCTTATCTATCTAGAATTCTTAAAATTGATGGTACGAGCTCAAGTAATAGAATAAATGAGTTGATATTACGAGTCATGAATCATTCTTTTAAGCCCAATCTCGAGGTCATCAAGCATGATGAGCTCCCTTCAATCCAACATCAGTATGTTAATACTACAACAATCCCACAAGAGTATGATACTACGACAATCCAACATCAGTATGTTAATACTTCAACAATCCCACAAGAGTATGATACTACGACAATCCAACATCAGTATGTTAATACTTCAACAATCCCACAAGAGTATGATACTACGACAATCCAACATCAGTATGTTAATACTTCAACAATCCCACAAGAGTATGATACTACGACAATCCAACATCAGTATGTTAATACTTCAACAATCCCACAAGAGTATGATACTACGACAATCCAACATCAGTATGTTAATACTTCAACAATCCCACAAGAGTATGATACTACGACAATCCAACATCAGTATGTTAATACTTCAACAATCCCACAAGAGTATGATACTACGACAATCCAACATCAGTATGTTAATACTTCAACAATCCCACAAGAGTATGATACTACGACAATCCAACATCAGTATGTTAATACTTCAACAATCCCACAAGAGTATGATACTACGACAATCCAACATCAGTATGTTAATACTTCAACAATCCCACAAGAGTATGATACTACGACAATCCAACATCAGTATGTTAATACTTCAACAATCCCACAAGAGTATGATACTACGACAATCCAACATCAGTATGTTAATACTTCAACAATCCCACAAGAGTATGATACTACGACGATCCAACATCAGTATGTTAATACTTCAATAATCCCACAAGAGTATGATACTACGACAATCCAACATCAGTATGTTAATACTTCAACAATTCAACCCTGGTCGCCTTCACATGAGGATGTTGATGCTTGCATCCAGTCGTTTTATTTTGACAAAACTAAACTCCAAggagattttattttataa
- the LOC130807751 gene encoding classical arabinogalactan protein 4-like, which produces MAFSKTQIFFILSLLVATCMAQAPSPTPVATPAPAAAPTATNPSPVAPPTVSPTPTPVATPTVSPTPAPVATPTESPVEPPTVTAPTPSVPTVPSTEGPASAAGPVSGPTAGPAADNNPSNAAGRSVFAGAVLFGGYVAALMI; this is translated from the coding sequence ATGGCATTCTCTAAAACCCAAATTTTCTTCATCCTTTCTCTTTTGGTAGCCACTTGTATGGCCCAAGCCCCATCACCTACACCCGTCGCAACTCCCGCACCTGCGGCTGCTCCTACGGCCACCAATCCTTCCCCCGTTGCGCCACCCACCGTCTCTCCAACTCCCACCCCCGTCGCTACACCAACCGTTTCCCCAACTCCCGCTCCAGTCGCTACACCAACTGAATCCCCTGTCGAACCACCAACCGTCACTGCTCCAACTCCCTCTGTCCCGACTGTCCCTTCCACCGAGGGTCCCGCATCCGCTGCAGGCCCTGTTTCAGGCCCTACTGCTGGACCTGCCGCTGACAATAACCCATCAAACGCTGCTGGTAGATCTGTTTTTGCTGGTGCCGTTTTATTCGGTGGCTACGTTGCTGCTTTGatgatttaa